CGCCTCCGTCGCCACTGCACTCGCCTGCGGCTCGCTGCGCGCGGCGATTCAGCCGGTCTGGAGCTCCTTCAGGAACTTCTCGGCGTCGGCACGCTCGGTGAAGTTCGAGACCTCGTCGAGGGCGCGCTTCAGCTCGGCGACAGCGCGGTCTCGCTCGCCATTGCGGTCGTACGCCTTGGCCAGGTGGTAGCGCACGGTGCCGCGCAGCGGGTGGCCCTCGGGGTACTTGTCGATCGCCTCGCGGAACAGCGCGATCGCCGCGGCGGGGATGCCCTTCTTGTACATGATCCAGCCCAGCGTGTCGGCGACGCTCGGGTTGTTGGGCAGCGCGTTCTTCGCGTCCTGCGCGAGCTGCAGCGCGCGGTCGAGGTCGGTCGGGCTGGGGTTGTCCACGTTGGCGAGCAGCCAGGCGAGGTTGTTCTTCGCGGCTGCCTGGTCCTGGTCGATGCGCAGGACGTCCTCGTAGTACTCCTTCGCCTGCTGCGTGCGACCGGCTGACTCACACAGCTGCGCGAGCTCGAGCGAGATGGCCGGGTTGTTCTTCTGCAGCGCGTGGGCCTTGTCGAAGGTCGCGATCGCCTGGTCCAGGCGCTTCTCGCCGCCTTCCTTGCGCCAGGCCTCGCGGTACAGCTTGCCCAGGGTCATGAGTGTCTCGACCCGGTTCGGGTCCTTCTCGATCGCGACCTTGAGGTCGGCCTCGGCCTTGTCGAAGGTGTCGGCCTTCTGGTCCGGGCTGCCCAGGCGGATCTTGGCGCGCATCTCGTAGAGCGCCGGGTTGTCGGGCTGCTGCGCGATCCAGCCGTCGACCTTCTTCATCGCCTGCTCGGGCTGGCGCTCGTCGAGGTCGGCCTGCGCCATCTCGGCCATCACGGCCGCGTTCTTCGGGTCTTCCTGGTGGAGTTTCTCGAGGATCGGCGCAGCCAGCT
This genomic stretch from Myxococcota bacterium harbors:
- a CDS encoding tetratricopeptide repeat protein, with product EALVRLKRIHEAREALHAIQLPDSAPVEAKLKVAQLYRRTREPKLAAPILEKLHQEDPKNAAVMAEMAQADLDERQPEQAMKKVDGWIAQQPDNPALYEMRAKIRLGSPDQKADTFDKAEADLKVAIEKDPNRVETLMTLGKLYREAWRKEGGEKRLDQAIATFDKAHALQKNNPAISLELAQLCESAGRTQQAKEYYEDVLRIDQDQAAAKNNLAWLLANVDNPSPTDLDRALQLAQDAKNALPNNPSVADTLGWIMYKKGIPAAAIALFREAIDKYPEGHPLRGTVRYHLAKAYDRNGERDRAVAELKRALDEVSNFTERADAEKFLKELQTG